A genomic region of Leptotrichia hofstadii contains the following coding sequences:
- the trxA gene encoding thioredoxin — translation MALNLNKDNFEKSIANGVALVDFWAEWCGPCKMQLPIIEEFSSEMEGKATIGKVNVDEELELAQSFGIQSIPTLILFKDGKPVKKLVGLHSKESLYEEVNQVL, via the coding sequence ATGGCATTAAATTTAAACAAAGATAATTTTGAAAAAAGCATTGCAAATGGAGTAGCTCTAGTAGATTTCTGGGCAGAATGGTGTGGACCTTGTAAAATGCAGCTTCCTATCATTGAAGAATTTTCAAGTGAAATGGAAGGAAAAGCTACAATTGGAAAAGTAAATGTAGATGAAGAATTGGAATTGGCGCAATCTTTTGGAATCCAAAGTATTCCTACATTAATCTTATTCAAAGATGGAAAACCTGTTAAAAAATTAGTTGGATTACACTCAAAAGAATCACTTTATGAAGAAGTAAACCAAGTATTATAA
- a CDS encoding metalloregulator ArsR/SmtB family transcription factor has translation MDKICQNYKNSLYSGLSKIGKCLSSEKRIEILDLLVQGAKTVESISNETGMSIANTSRHLQILKDGNLVISEKKGNYVVYEIANTQIIDLVYLLIGVGEQQLADIQRIHNEFNDSCMKIRPITLEQAYEMVKSKETLIIDLRPEDEFNSSHIENAINIPMKNLEENLKKLPKNKEIIVYCRGRNCAYANLASKFLNDNGFHAYSLNQSYYDWKKYDNF, from the coding sequence ATGGATAAAATATGTCAAAATTATAAAAATAGCTTATATTCAGGATTGTCAAAAATAGGAAAATGCCTGTCCAGTGAAAAAAGAATCGAAATATTGGATTTGCTAGTTCAAGGGGCAAAAACTGTAGAGAGCATTTCAAATGAAACGGGAATGAGCATTGCAAACACTTCAAGACATTTACAAATTTTAAAGGATGGAAACTTAGTTATTAGCGAAAAAAAGGGGAATTATGTTGTTTATGAAATCGCAAATACACAAATAATTGACTTGGTGTATCTTCTGATTGGGGTAGGAGAGCAGCAGCTGGCAGATATTCAGCGGATACACAATGAATTTAATGACAGCTGCATGAAAATCCGTCCAATTACTTTGGAGCAGGCTTACGAAATGGTAAAAAGTAAAGAAACTTTAATAATAGATTTACGTCCAGAAGATGAATTTAATTCAAGCCATATAGAAAACGCAATAAATATTCCAATGAAAAATCTTGAAGAAAATCTGAAAAAATTGCCTAAAAACAAGGAAATAATTGTTTACTGCAGAGGGCGGAACTGTGCCTATGCGAATCTTGCTTCCAAATTTTTGAATGATAATGGATTTCATGCTTACAGCTTGAATCAAAGTTATTATGATTGGAAAAAATATGATAATTTTTGA
- the nadN gene encoding NAD nucleotidase, producing the protein MKKLILLGLAAAISISAMGATRKKTASKSKLSAKTLELNLIHINDHHSHLEEEKMDLVLNGKKVTVNVGGMPRMIQRIADLKKSSKNSLVLHAGDALSGTLYYTLFKGKADAALMNVGHFDLFALGNHEFDDGNTVLKNFLDELKVPVVSANVVPDKGSILEGKWTPYVIRKIDGQDVAIVGLDVVGKTVESSSPGKDIKFHDEVETAKKMVAELQAKGLNKIIFLSHAGYEKNLEIAEKVSGIDVIITGDTHYLLGESYTEYGLKPVAEYPKKIMSPAGEPVYVAEAWSYSHLVGNMKVKFNDKGVITELKAEPTIVIGDSSFEVKNDKGEKSELQGKEREDIIKYVNSRKDIKFVKEDPTAQKVLERYKKEKNELGKKEIGNITQEIPGGSANRIPNDKNPEGSLATTLVSETVLHMLKNMGTGNIDMVIMNSGGTRISLTPGKISYDDAYTLLPFTSNTIYILKMNGAEIKQVIEDSLNFALDGGSSGAFPYGAAIRFEATKAGSLGTRVKKVEVLDAKTNKWVPIDAGKTYTVGTNSYVAAGKDGYTTFGKITSTPGREGVNTHLGVETAFINYVKEKKSVGRPESSNVKFKY; encoded by the coding sequence ATGAAAAAATTAATTTTATTAGGACTCGCTGCAGCTATAAGCATATCAGCTATGGGAGCAACTAGAAAAAAAACTGCTTCAAAAAGCAAACTTTCTGCTAAAACATTGGAGCTGAATTTAATACACATTAATGATCACCATTCACATCTTGAAGAAGAAAAAATGGACTTAGTTCTTAATGGGAAAAAAGTTACTGTCAACGTTGGTGGAATGCCAAGAATGATTCAAAGAATCGCAGATTTAAAAAAATCCAGTAAAAATAGCCTAGTATTGCACGCAGGAGATGCTCTTTCTGGAACATTGTATTATACTTTGTTTAAAGGAAAAGCTGATGCGGCACTTATGAATGTAGGACATTTTGATTTATTTGCTTTGGGAAATCATGAATTTGATGATGGTAATACTGTCTTAAAAAACTTTCTTGATGAATTAAAAGTACCAGTAGTTTCAGCGAATGTTGTTCCTGATAAGGGAAGCATACTGGAGGGAAAATGGACTCCTTATGTAATTAGAAAAATAGATGGACAAGATGTTGCCATTGTAGGATTAGACGTAGTAGGAAAAACCGTCGAATCTTCAAGTCCAGGAAAAGATATAAAATTCCATGATGAAGTTGAAACAGCTAAAAAAATGGTAGCAGAACTTCAAGCCAAAGGACTTAATAAGATAATTTTCTTATCACATGCAGGATACGAAAAAAATCTTGAAATCGCTGAAAAAGTTTCTGGAATAGATGTTATTATTACGGGAGACACTCACTATCTATTGGGAGAAAGTTATACAGAATATGGATTAAAACCTGTTGCAGAATATCCTAAAAAAATAATGTCTCCAGCAGGAGAACCTGTATATGTTGCAGAAGCATGGAGCTACTCTCATCTGGTAGGAAATATGAAGGTTAAATTTAATGATAAAGGTGTAATAACTGAACTAAAAGCAGAGCCTACAATAGTTATTGGTGATAGCTCATTTGAAGTTAAAAATGATAAAGGTGAAAAAAGCGAACTTCAAGGAAAAGAAAGAGAAGATATTATCAAATATGTAAACAGCCGTAAAGATATAAAATTTGTAAAAGAAGATCCAACTGCACAGAAAGTTCTTGAAAGATATAAAAAGGAAAAGAATGAGCTTGGTAAAAAGGAAATAGGAAATATAACACAGGAAATTCCTGGTGGATCAGCAAACAGAATTCCTAATGATAAAAATCCTGAGGGATCTTTAGCTACAACACTTGTATCTGAAACAGTTCTGCATATGCTTAAAAATATGGGAACAGGTAATATTGATATGGTAATAATGAATTCAGGAGGAACAAGAATATCTTTAACTCCAGGAAAAATTTCATATGATGATGCATATACACTCCTTCCATTTACTTCCAATACAATCTATATCCTGAAAATGAATGGTGCAGAAATAAAGCAAGTAATCGAAGATTCATTGAATTTTGCTCTTGACGGAGGATCTTCAGGAGCATTCCCTTATGGAGCTGCAATAAGATTTGAGGCAACTAAGGCAGGAAGTCTTGGAACAAGAGTTAAAAAAGTGGAAGTACTTGATGCAAAAACAAATAAATGGGTTCCAATTGATGCAGGAAAAACTTATACTGTAGGAACAAATTCATATGTTGCGGCAGGAAAAGACGGATATACAACTTTTGGTAAAATTACTTCAACTCCTGGAAGAGAAGGTGTAAATACACATTTAGGTGTTGAAACAGCATTTATAAACTATGTTAAAGAGAAAAAATCAGTTGGAAGACCTGAATCTTCAAATGTAAAATTTAAATATTAA
- a CDS encoding PTS transporter subunit IIABC, producing MNKNKKENQIFLTLQTIGRAFFLPVSILPVAGLLLGLGASFTNPKTIAFYHLDGLLAQGTPMNYVLTVMNNVGLAVFANLPLIFAMAVALGMAKKEKGVAVLSSGLSFIIMHTTIKTLLVFSGKILPDGTVSEKVLDGAISSVLGIQTLEMGVFGGIVVGLGVAFLHNRFYKTKLPAAISFFSGVRFVPIICTFAYIVVGFISFAIWPVIQQGIFSIGRVVTGSGDIGIFIFGFMERILIPFGLHHIWYIPFWQTGLGGSAMIDGTMVSGAQNIFFAELVSPNTTRFSIDAAKFMTGKYSFMMGGLPGAALAMYHCAKPNKKKIVGGLLLSAALTSFLTGITEPIEFTFLFVAPFVFVVHCIFAGISFALMRILDIAIGTTFSCGLIDFTLYGILPGSSKTHWIRLLPIFVIYFVLYYFFFKFVIQKWNLKTPGREDDDEDTKLYTKDDYNTMRDSRKQGAITEDTVSQAIIDGLGGLDNFGDVTCCATRLRMRVNNMDLVNEAALKRTGAMGVIKKGSGIQVVYGPTVSVIKSNLTEYIEKIKEHGMEASFAEEKSGRNIDLNVLNLSEDSVNENYESLEAINQIIAPYKGKIYDIENISDKIFNTKVLGDGFAIEIEGDEIIAPTDGTVVNVYTTEHAFIIQDKFGHNILIHVGLGTSGLNGEGIKLFKKIGDTVKKGEKIGTLDRNAITKAGISLISPVTFLNVDKAKYGIKVEKAGNVKAGEETVIFITKK from the coding sequence ATGAACAAGAACAAGAAAGAAAATCAGATTTTTCTTACGTTGCAGACAATAGGAAGAGCGTTCTTCCTGCCAGTTTCGATTTTACCAGTTGCTGGATTATTGCTGGGTTTAGGTGCCTCATTTACAAATCCTAAGACAATAGCATTTTATCATTTAGATGGATTGCTTGCACAAGGGACACCTATGAATTATGTCCTTACTGTGATGAATAACGTTGGACTTGCAGTATTTGCTAATTTGCCTTTGATATTTGCGATGGCAGTAGCATTGGGAATGGCGAAAAAAGAAAAAGGAGTTGCGGTGCTCTCTTCTGGACTTTCGTTTATAATAATGCACACGACTATTAAAACGTTATTGGTATTTAGTGGCAAAATTTTGCCAGATGGAACTGTTTCGGAAAAAGTGCTGGATGGTGCGATAAGTTCCGTGCTTGGGATACAAACGCTTGAAATGGGAGTGTTTGGAGGAATTGTAGTAGGACTTGGAGTTGCATTTCTGCATAATAGATTTTATAAGACAAAACTTCCTGCGGCAATATCATTTTTTTCAGGAGTTAGATTTGTGCCGATTATATGTACGTTTGCTTATATTGTTGTAGGATTTATTTCCTTTGCGATTTGGCCAGTTATTCAACAGGGAATATTCTCAATTGGAAGAGTTGTAACAGGTTCGGGGGACATTGGAATATTTATTTTTGGATTTATGGAAAGAATATTGATACCTTTTGGACTTCATCACATCTGGTACATTCCATTCTGGCAAACAGGGCTGGGTGGAAGTGCAATGATAGACGGAACAATGGTTTCAGGGGCACAGAACATATTCTTTGCAGAATTGGTATCGCCAAATACTACACGTTTTAGCATAGACGCGGCTAAATTTATGACAGGGAAGTATTCATTTATGATGGGTGGACTTCCAGGAGCAGCTCTTGCAATGTACCATTGTGCAAAACCAAATAAAAAGAAAATAGTTGGAGGATTGCTGCTTTCAGCAGCTTTAACAAGTTTTCTTACAGGGATTACGGAGCCTATTGAATTTACATTTTTATTCGTAGCACCTTTTGTATTTGTTGTTCATTGTATTTTTGCGGGAATTTCATTTGCACTTATGAGAATACTTGATATAGCGATAGGAACAACGTTTTCATGTGGATTAATAGACTTCACATTATATGGAATTTTGCCGGGAAGTTCAAAAACGCACTGGATTAGATTATTGCCGATATTTGTAATATATTTTGTACTTTACTATTTCTTCTTTAAATTTGTTATACAAAAATGGAATTTAAAAACTCCAGGAAGAGAAGACGATGATGAAGATACGAAATTATATACAAAAGATGATTATAATACTATGAGAGATAGTAGAAAACAAGGAGCAATAACGGAAGACACAGTTTCACAAGCAATTATAGATGGACTTGGAGGACTTGATAATTTTGGTGATGTTACGTGCTGTGCAACCAGACTGAGAATGCGTGTAAATAATATGGATTTAGTAAATGAAGCGGCATTAAAGCGTACAGGAGCAATGGGAGTTATCAAAAAAGGCAGTGGAATTCAAGTTGTATACGGACCAACTGTGTCAGTTATTAAAAGTAATTTGACAGAATATATTGAAAAAATAAAAGAACACGGTATGGAAGCTTCATTTGCAGAAGAAAAATCAGGAAGAAATATAGATTTGAATGTTTTGAACTTGAGTGAAGACAGTGTGAATGAAAATTATGAATCGTTAGAGGCAATAAATCAGATAATTGCTCCATATAAAGGTAAAATCTATGATATTGAAAACATTAGTGACAAAATTTTTAATACAAAAGTTCTTGGAGATGGTTTTGCGATAGAAATTGAAGGCGATGAAATAATCGCTCCAACTGACGGAACAGTAGTAAATGTTTATACAACAGAACATGCCTTTATTATACAGGATAAATTTGGACATAATATTTTGATACATGTTGGACTTGGAACATCTGGATTAAATGGCGAGGGTATAAAATTATTTAAGAAAATAGGAGATACAGTTAAAAAAGGCGAAAAAATTGGTACATTAGATAGAAATGCGATAACAAAAGCAGGAATTTCATTAATTTCACCTGTAACTTTCTTAAATGTAGACAAGGCAAAATATGGTATAAAAGTTGAAAAAGCTGGAAATGTGAAAGCTGGAGAAGAAACAGTTATATTTATAACTAAAAAATAA
- a CDS encoding DeoR/GlpR family DNA-binding transcription regulator codes for MLKNERQDIILMKLNNKGKVVVGELAIDLSVSEDTIRRDLAEMDSKGLLKRVFGGALPLNRYALNYTERENFEPELKYELALKGVKLLKDGQLVAIDGSTTNLQLARAIPVNLSLTVITNSLTIASELSNHKNIEIIMVGGNLFQKIMTNVGDLAVEQIKEYYPDICFMGAYAIHPVMGITSPYEKEVSVKRQFIKSSSRVVTLIIPNKFNVIMPYKVCDMVDVTTIITDKSVSEEILKEYEKIGIECI; via the coding sequence ATGCTGAAAAATGAAAGACAAGATATAATTTTAATGAAACTTAATAACAAAGGTAAAGTTGTAGTTGGAGAACTTGCGATTGATTTGTCGGTTTCTGAAGATACGATAAGAAGAGATCTCGCTGAAATGGATTCAAAGGGACTGTTAAAAAGAGTTTTTGGAGGAGCATTGCCTTTAAACAGATATGCTTTGAACTACACAGAAAGGGAAAATTTTGAGCCTGAATTAAAATACGAACTGGCATTGAAAGGAGTAAAACTTCTAAAAGATGGCCAATTAGTGGCAATAGACGGAAGTACTACAAATTTGCAGCTTGCAAGGGCAATTCCTGTAAATTTATCATTAACAGTAATTACAAACAGCCTTACTATAGCAAGTGAACTTTCTAATCATAAAAATATAGAAATAATAATGGTTGGAGGGAATTTGTTTCAAAAGATTATGACCAATGTGGGAGATTTGGCGGTGGAGCAGATAAAGGAATATTATCCAGATATTTGTTTTATGGGAGCCTATGCAATTCATCCAGTTATGGGAATAACAAGCCCTTATGAAAAGGAAGTCAGTGTAAAACGTCAGTTTATAAAGTCTTCAAGCAGAGTTGTGACGTTAATTATACCAAATAAATTTAATGTAATAATGCCTTATAAAGTATGTGATATGGTAGATGTTACAACAATTATAACAGATAAGAGCGTATCAGAAGAGATACTGAAAGAGTATGAAAAAATAGGAATTGAATGCATTTAA
- a CDS encoding glycyl radical protein: protein MREFVLKSERVKKLRESALSKFPGVSVERGRLLTKAYKEHEGKSKYIVRAYAVKEILENMTIYIKDGELIVGNQSVDERTAPLFPEYAVDWIVDEIKEKGNFDHRDGDKFRIPEEEIPELLEICEWWRGKTLKDRAHAQMPQEIKEAGIAKIIHGEGNMTSGDGHIVPDFKKVLTKGLKGVIEEAKASMEKVDITVYGGYNKIDFLKAVQIVAQATIDFAHRFANLAKELAEKETDPQRKEELLQIQKNCLNVPENPAQTFWEGVQAIWFIHLVIQIESNGHSASLGRVDQYLYPLYKKDVLEGDLDREFAKEMLQCLWVKLYSVIKVRSTSHSGYGAGYPTYQNVTIGGSTPSGKDSTNELSYLILESVGENKLTQPNLSARFHINSPEKFIRKCAEVAATGYGMPAMHTDEIIVPALLNKGVKIEDAYNYSMVGCVEVAVPGKWGYRCTGMTFLNFVKATELVLNDGYDARTGLQLLKAGKLTDYETYDDLWEAWKKYMKHYTKLSVALDALSDTHLEEFPDILLSSLIDDCIGRGLSAKEGGAVYDIISGLQVGIANAANSLYALKTTVFDNKILTKEEVYNALQTNYEGENGERIRKILLEVPKYGNDIDEVDEFATNIYWTYIDEIQKYHNTRYGRGPINGGYGVSTSGISSNVPMGTVSGATPDGRYAYTPAAEGGSPTQGTDTNGPTAVLNSVNKLPTLMITGGQLLNQKYSPELVNTPEQFEKFVNVIKSFISSKGWHIQFNIISGKTLKQAQVEPEKHRDIIVRVAGYCAQFVTLDRTTQNDIISRTEQRI, encoded by the coding sequence ATGAGAGAATTTGTTTTAAAAAGTGAAAGAGTAAAAAAATTAAGAGAATCGGCTTTATCAAAATTTCCTGGTGTCAGTGTCGAAAGAGGAAGACTTTTGACAAAAGCATACAAAGAACATGAAGGAAAATCAAAATACATTGTTCGTGCTTATGCAGTTAAAGAAATTTTAGAAAATATGACAATATACATAAAAGATGGAGAACTTATTGTGGGAAATCAGTCTGTTGATGAAAGAACAGCACCTCTTTTCCCAGAATATGCAGTAGATTGGATTGTTGATGAAATCAAGGAAAAAGGAAACTTTGACCATAGAGACGGAGATAAATTCAGAATTCCTGAAGAAGAAATTCCTGAACTTTTGGAAATATGCGAATGGTGGCGTGGAAAAACATTAAAAGATAGAGCGCACGCTCAGATGCCACAGGAAATAAAAGAAGCTGGAATCGCAAAAATTATTCACGGTGAAGGAAATATGACTTCTGGTGACGGACATATTGTACCTGATTTTAAAAAGGTTTTGACAAAAGGACTAAAAGGTGTAATTGAAGAAGCTAAGGCTTCTATGGAAAAAGTAGACATTACAGTTTATGGCGGATACAATAAAATTGATTTCTTAAAAGCTGTACAAATTGTGGCACAGGCAACTATCGACTTTGCTCATAGATTTGCAAATTTGGCAAAGGAACTTGCTGAAAAGGAAACTGATCCACAAAGAAAAGAAGAATTACTTCAAATTCAAAAAAACTGTCTAAACGTACCTGAAAATCCTGCTCAGACATTCTGGGAAGGAGTACAGGCAATCTGGTTTATTCATTTAGTAATTCAGATTGAAAGCAACGGACATTCAGCTTCTCTTGGAAGAGTGGATCAGTATTTGTATCCTCTTTACAAAAAAGATGTACTGGAAGGCGATTTAGACAGGGAATTTGCAAAAGAAATGCTGCAATGTCTATGGGTAAAACTTTACTCTGTAATAAAAGTCCGTTCAACTTCGCATTCTGGTTATGGTGCAGGTTATCCAACTTATCAAAATGTTACAATAGGAGGATCAACTCCAAGCGGAAAAGATTCTACAAATGAATTAAGCTATCTGATTTTAGAAAGTGTCGGAGAAAATAAACTTACACAGCCAAACCTGTCAGCAAGATTTCACATAAATTCTCCAGAAAAATTTATTAGAAAATGTGCCGAAGTAGCAGCAACAGGTTATGGAATGCCTGCAATGCATACAGATGAAATAATAGTTCCTGCACTGTTAAACAAAGGCGTAAAAATTGAAGATGCCTACAATTATTCAATGGTTGGATGTGTGGAAGTTGCTGTTCCTGGAAAATGGGGATACAGATGTACAGGAATGACTTTCTTAAACTTTGTAAAAGCAACTGAACTTGTATTAAATGACGGTTATGACGCTAGAACTGGACTTCAATTGCTAAAAGCCGGAAAACTGACTGACTATGAAACTTACGATGATTTATGGGAAGCATGGAAAAAATATATGAAACACTATACAAAACTGTCTGTTGCGCTTGACGCATTGTCTGACACACATTTGGAAGAATTCCCTGACATTTTATTATCAAGCCTTATTGACGACTGTATCGGCAGAGGACTTTCCGCAAAAGAAGGTGGAGCTGTTTATGACATCATTTCAGGACTTCAAGTGGGAATTGCAAATGCTGCAAATTCACTATACGCTCTAAAAACTACTGTTTTTGATAACAAAATCTTAACAAAAGAAGAAGTTTACAATGCTCTGCAAACAAACTACGAAGGTGAAAATGGGGAAAGAATCAGAAAAATATTGTTAGAAGTACCTAAATACGGTAATGATATTGATGAAGTGGATGAATTTGCTACAAATATCTACTGGACATACATTGATGAAATTCAAAAATACCATAATACAAGATACGGAAGAGGACCAATAAACGGTGGTTATGGAGTTTCAACATCTGGAATTTCTTCAAATGTACCAATGGGAACAGTGAGCGGTGCCACTCCAGACGGAAGATACGCTTATACTCCTGCAGCAGAAGGAGGTTCTCCAACTCAGGGAACTGACACAAACGGTCCTACAGCAGTATTAAATTCTGTAAATAAATTGCCAACTCTGATGATTACAGGTGGACAATTATTAAATCAAAAATATTCACCAGAATTGGTAAATACTCCAGAACAGTTTGAAAAATTTGTAAATGTAATAAAATCATTTATAAGTTCAAAAGGATGGCATATACAATTTAACATTATTTCAGGAAAAACATTAAAACAAGCACAAGTTGAACCTGAAAAACATAGAGACATTATTGTAAGAGTGGCTGGATACTGTGCTCAATTTGTTACACTTGACAGAACTACACAGAATGATATTATTTCAAGAACAGAACAAAGAATATAA
- a CDS encoding glycyl-radical enzyme activating protein → MKALVTDIERGATFDGPGIRTVVYFKGCPLRCLWCSNPETQKLENEFWDYDGSLYKGNKNPCSSCPAVNSLKQVAKDMTLEEVFEIVMKDENFYRNSGGGVTLSGGEILVNSAFAIELFEKLKEEYINTAIETTGYGNYKDLENLAKLTDTVLFDIKHLNSQKHKEYTSVSNEIILENLTKLSKWHKKIIMRFPFIKGINDDEKNIHETAEFLKKLNLLEVNILPYHTMGLEKYRKLRMPYPMKTLEKHTQEELDNALQIMKSYGLKVKLNG, encoded by the coding sequence GTGAAAGCTTTGGTCACAGATATTGAAAGAGGGGCTACATTTGACGGACCGGGAATTAGAACTGTTGTTTATTTTAAAGGGTGTCCGCTTAGATGCCTGTGGTGTTCTAACCCTGAAACTCAAAAATTGGAAAATGAATTTTGGGATTATGATGGCTCTCTTTACAAAGGAAACAAAAATCCATGTTCTAGCTGTCCTGCCGTAAATTCATTGAAACAGGTTGCAAAAGACATGACACTGGAAGAAGTATTTGAAATCGTTATGAAAGATGAAAACTTTTATAGAAATTCTGGTGGCGGTGTTACATTGAGTGGTGGAGAAATACTTGTAAATTCAGCTTTTGCAATAGAACTTTTTGAAAAGTTAAAAGAAGAATATATTAACACGGCCATAGAAACGACAGGATATGGGAATTACAAGGATCTTGAAAATTTAGCAAAACTAACAGATACTGTATTATTTGATATAAAGCACTTAAATAGCCAAAAACATAAGGAATACACTTCTGTCTCAAATGAAATTATTTTAGAAAATCTTACAAAACTTTCAAAATGGCATAAAAAGATTATTATGAGATTTCCATTTATAAAAGGAATAAATGATGATGAGAAGAATATTCACGAAACAGCAGAATTTTTGAAAAAATTAAATTTACTGGAAGTAAATATACTGCCTTATCATACAATGGGACTTGAAAAATATAGAAAATTGAGAATGCCATATCCGATGAAAACACTTGAAAAACATACACAGGAAGAACTCGATAATGCTTTACAAATAATGAAAAGTTATGGATTAAAGGTAAAACTGAATGGATAA
- a CDS encoding transaldolase family protein gives MMRVQYFIDTANLESIKKISDIFPIAGVTTNPTIIAKEKRDFKEIINDIFDIIGKDKIVHAQAVGTTAEIIVKEVQLLRDTFGENFYTKIPVTPEGIKAMKILSKDGHKITATGILSPQQIIMAAEAGAEYMAPYINRSDNIGENGIEIVKDAYKILEMTKKTDEEKLARYKRIFEPKILGASFKNVRQVHETILAGSKSVTAAPDVFEKLIYHPYTDWSMDTFNSDWKKVYGEKTLLDLL, from the coding sequence ATGATGAGAGTGCAATATTTTATTGATACAGCAAATTTGGAGAGTATAAAAAAAATCAGTGATATTTTTCCAATAGCAGGTGTAACTACAAATCCTACTATTATTGCCAAGGAAAAAAGAGATTTTAAAGAGATTATAAACGATATTTTTGATATTATTGGAAAAGATAAGATTGTGCATGCACAGGCTGTGGGAACTACAGCTGAAATAATAGTAAAAGAAGTACAGCTTTTGCGTGATACTTTTGGAGAAAATTTTTATACAAAAATTCCTGTAACGCCTGAAGGAATAAAAGCTATGAAGATTTTATCAAAAGATGGTCATAAAATAACTGCAACAGGTATTTTATCACCACAGCAGATAATTATGGCAGCAGAAGCAGGGGCAGAATATATGGCACCGTATATTAACCGTTCTGACAACATTGGTGAAAATGGAATTGAAATTGTAAAAGATGCCTATAAGATCCTTGAAATGACTAAAAAGACTGATGAAGAAAAACTGGCACGGTACAAAAGAATCTTTGAACCTAAAATATTAGGAGCTTCGTTTAAGAATGTAAGGCAAGTTCACGAAACTATTCTGGCTGGATCAAAATCTGTAACAGCAGCTCCAGACGTTTTTGAAAAATTAATTTATCATCCTTACACAGACTGGAGCATGGATACATTTAATTCAGACTGGAAAAAAGTTTATGGAGAAAAGACGCTTCTTGACTTGCTATAA
- the tuf gene encoding elongation factor Tu — translation MAKAKFERSKPHVNVGTIGHVDHGKTTTTAAISKVLAEKGLAEKVDFENIDQAPEERERGITINTAHIEYETEKRHYAHVDCPGHADYVKNMITGAAQMDGAILVVSAADGPMPQTREHILLARQVGVPYIVVYLNKVDMVDDEELLELVEMEVRELLTEYGFPGDDVPVIKGSSLGALNGEAQWVDRIMELMDAVDDYIPTPERPVDQAFLMPIEDVFTITGRGTVVTGRVERGVINVGEEVEIVGIKPTTKTTVTGVEMFRKLLDSGQAGDNIGALLRGTKKEEVERGQVLAKPGTINPHTGFKSEVYVLTKDEGGRHTPFFTGYKPQFYFRTTDITGEVNLPEGVEMVMPGDNIEMTVELIHPIAMEEGLRFAIREGGRTVASGVVATITK, via the coding sequence ATGGCAAAAGCTAAATTCGAGAGAAGCAAACCACACGTAAACGTAGGGACAATAGGTCACGTTGACCACGGGAAAACAACAACAACAGCAGCAATTTCAAAAGTATTGGCTGAAAAAGGACTGGCTGAAAAAGTTGATTTTGAAAATATCGACCAAGCCCCTGAAGAAAGAGAAAGAGGGATTACAATCAACACAGCTCACATTGAGTACGAAACAGAAAAAAGACACTATGCGCACGTTGACTGTCCAGGGCATGCGGATTACGTAAAAAACATGATTACAGGAGCGGCTCAAATGGATGGAGCAATCCTAGTAGTATCAGCAGCTGACGGTCCAATGCCTCAAACAAGAGAGCATATCCTGCTTGCAAGACAGGTTGGAGTACCTTATATCGTAGTTTACTTAAACAAAGTTGACATGGTAGATGACGAAGAATTATTAGAACTAGTAGAAATGGAAGTAAGAGAACTACTTACAGAATACGGATTCCCTGGAGACGATGTGCCAGTAATCAAAGGATCTTCATTAGGAGCATTAAATGGAGAAGCTCAATGGGTAGATAGAATCATGGAATTAATGGATGCAGTTGATGACTACATTCCAACACCAGAAAGACCAGTAGACCAAGCATTCCTAATGCCAATTGAAGACGTGTTCACAATCACAGGAAGAGGAACAGTTGTAACAGGAAGAGTAGAAAGAGGAGTAATCAACGTTGGTGAAGAAGTAGAGATTGTAGGAATCAAGCCAACAACAAAAACTACTGTAACAGGAGTAGAAATGTTCAGAAAATTATTGGATTCAGGACAAGCTGGAGACAATATAGGAGCATTATTAAGAGGAACTAAGAAAGAAGAAGTGGAAAGAGGACAAGTGCTTGCTAAACCAGGAACAATCAATCCACATACAGGATTCAAGTCAGAAGTATACGTATTGACAAAAGATGAAGGAGGAAGACATACACCATTCTTCACAGGATACAAACCGCAATTCTACTTCAGAACGACAGACATTACAGGAGAAGTAAACTTGCCAGAAGGAGTAGAAATGGTAATGCCTGGAGACAACATTGAAATGACAGTTGAACTAATTCACCCAATCGCAATGGAAGAAGGATTAAGATTTGCGATAAGAGAAGGTGGAAGAACAGTAGCTTCAGGAGTAGTAGCAACTATTACTAAATAG